Sequence from the Mytilus galloprovincialis chromosome 10, xbMytGall1.hap1.1, whole genome shotgun sequence genome:
ACATGCATGTTTGACAACTGATCAAAGTACAGACCATTTTGAAACATCCTTAATCCAGTTGATAGTTgaaaagaaacaatagaaatggTAAATCTGACAAGTTAGAGATGATGTATACGTACCAGCATGAACAGAGCCAACAGCAaaacacagaaataaataaaacctctaaaaatgaaaagatagaTGGATGTTCTTTAATCTCCCCTAACCAAATATCAAGCAAGTTAGAGATGTATATATCAGGTATGTACCAACAAGACGGGAATGGATGCGAAAAAACAGAAACAGATGAAATGCTTAATAGTGAACATTTAGAGGGATCAATTGACATGGAAATGACTGATATCTCTTCTGGCCAGGTCACAGACGGGTTAGATGTGTGCCAGAGTAGAGAGGAAAGTACAGGCACAGTAATCTCCCTTGATCAGATCGCTCATAAAGATCATTCAGGCGATTTACAGAATCACATAATAATAAATTCTAGTGAAAAACCTTATGAATGTGGTGTATGTGGAAAAGGGTATAAATATAGTAAAGACTTGTATGGACACATTAGAAAACATACAGGTGATAATCCCTTTccatgtgatgtatgtggtaaagggtttcgTATGAATAGAGACTTAAAGAGACACAGGATCATACACACTGGTGAAAAACCGtttaaatgtgatgtatgtggtaaagggtttagtgaGGTAGGAAGTGTATTTAAACATAGGAGAACGGTACATTTTGGGGATAAACCATATAAATGTGATATGTGTGGTCAAGAGTTTAGCCAGACTTCTAACTTACAAACGCACATAAGAACACATACTGGGGAAAAACCTCACAAGTGTGATGTTTGTGATAAAAGATTTAATGGAAGTCAGGACttacagagacacatgagaacCCATACGGGTGAAAAACCTTATAAATGTACTGAATGCGGTAAAGCCTTCAGTGACATAGGAAATTTAAACCAACATAGGAGAACGGTACATATTGGGGATAAACCATATAAGTGTGATATGTGTGGTCAAGAGTTTAGTCAGAATTCTAACTTACGGAGGCACACAAGAACACACACTGGTGACAAACCTCACAAGTGTGATGTGTGTGGTAAAAGTTTAAGTGGGAGTCAGGAATTACAGAGACACATGAAGATACATACTGGGGAAAAACCTTAtacatgtgatgtatgtggtaaaggatttATTCAAGCTAGTCAGTTAAAAAATCACAAGATAAAGCACTCTCAAGAGACGACATTAAAGACCAAATGAATGGTATGTCTGTGGAAAAAAGTAAAGTTTAAATTCACAAATCAGAACACATACTGACGATAAATTTCATAACCTGATTGATGTTGTATTTAAGGTTTTGTGTACCAACAAACACAGGAGAGCACACACTCGTGataaactttatatttaataTGTATTCTAGTTGGAGTTAACTGGTTTTTAGACAACTTGCATATAGacaacatgtacatgatgtacaactGGTGGCAGTTAGTAGATATAAGAAGGTATGAAtatcaatgagacaattctccatcaaaGCCAcagttataaaagtaaaccattataggtcaaattacggtCTTAGCCTTAGCTCgaaccgaacagtaagctataaagggcccaaaaatttaCTAGTctaaacccattcaaacgggaaagctttataatttttatattttttatgtacaGCTTGACATGTCTTAtttatttagatataggaagatgtggtataagtgccaatacTCAgctgggacaactctccatccaagtcacatatataaaagtaaaccattataggtcaaggtatggtcttcCACACGGAGCCTCGGCTCACACTAAACAGTAATTTAACATGGAATAACAATGATGAAAAATTAGCAACTTAATTGTCAGATGTATTACATGCAATTGTAAACAACCACAATGATTTTTCACAGATGTGACAAACTTTACATATAATtatgatacatgtagttgtaGTCCTGAAATAAATTGTAATATTCAAAATTCATGATATAATCAACTTATTAAAATGTAGATCTATTGTAGTATAATTCTAGTGCATGTTGTGTTTCAAGAActttattctttgtttttatttttgaattgtgcatgttatatggaagtttttttcaaacaataattGTCTTGATGAGACAATCTATGTTCATCCTcttaatcatcatgatcatgttcaTATATGTTATAATTGCCTGAGATATGTGAAGATGTAGTTTCAGATAAAGATATATCTGGAAAGGAGatgttttttctcttcttttattaaagtttaatttataATCTAAGGTTCACATTAGTTTtaaatgcagtggcggatccagagggggggttccgggggtccgcaccccccctttattttggccgatcaatgcatttgaatcgggacatatgtttgcaccccccctgcaccccccctttgccctgggctagcaccccccctttcgaaaattcctgcatccgccactgaaatGTGAGGTTCATAGATTcaatatttcattataaatagatatcagaaatTGTTGTATGAGcatgatgagtgccaatgagacagctctaaatccaagtcacaatttgtaaaagtaaaccgttataggtaaaagtacggcattcaacacaacgatttggctcacaccgaacatccaGCTACAAAGAGCACCAAACTgactagtgtaaacccattcaaacatAAAAACCAACTTAATCTATAAAAAACGAGTATCGAGAAACACTTTTATATGAATCACAAATAAAcgataaacgacaaccactgaacatcaggttcctgacgttggacaggtgcaaacaaatgcagttgGTTAATTTAAACCAATAATAAACGTTTATTATAAACGTTTTAGTAGGTACAAATCTTCACCCTTATATTacatgaaacaatagtgtaacatcacagcatagaaagacacattataaacatgattaaatatcaaataaaatggcataactcaatcaaaagacatattaacataaacaagtgaatatacactgaacgaataaatttgttctaccacacaatgtaaatacaaaatcaataaaaaaaagggTGTAAAGTTCCCTAACAAGTCTCGTGAGTCTATATAAATGTAGTAAGTATATCACGTATATTTACTAACAgacattatatttgttaaaactaggaatttaaaaaaaatgtaggaaaagaaaaaaatactttgaatAAGCATGATCTAAAGTAAAATATTTGGGTAAATTTGGTACCATACGAAAGCTCAATTACTAGTATTCACTGTAAACCCTTTCATgccctttttgaaatatttttttgacgaaaaaaaagatgaatttgaAACTAGAGGTTATACCCTGTTGCTCTTATCATGCTTATCAGAAGTACATGTTTTTATACTACGTAACTTCCTGGAACCGATGTAATGCGACCTATAATGCAATTAAAGtcctatttgttttattttttccaataATAGTCGTGATGAGGTAGTTCTAGACATGATATgactgtcactttatttgaaccaaataaacaaaatagctataattataatattatataagcttgaaattgcagattttacTACGACAGAATCTTGATTTTAGTTCCAAAGAGTTTTGTTTTAGGTTATAGAGAAtaaatattttaaggtttttcttgtcatagaacacaccgaggggtgtcaggattgatcaaatgaaagaccgactgTA
This genomic interval carries:
- the LOC143049917 gene encoding uncharacterized protein LOC143049917, which encodes MMYTYQHEQSQQQNTEINKTSKNEKIDGCSLISPNQISSKLEMYISGMYQQDGNGCEKTETDEMLNSEHLEGSIDMEMTDISSGQVTDGLDVCQSREESTGTVISLDQIAHKDHSGDLQNHIIINSSEKPYECGVCGKGYKYSKDLYGHIRKHTGDNPFPCDVCGKGFRMNRDLKRHRIIHTGEKPFKCDVCGKGFSEVGSVFKHRRTVHFGDKPYKCDMCGQEFSQTSNLQTHIRTHTGEKPHKCDVCDKRFNGSQDLQRHMRTHTGEKPYKCTECGKAFSDIGNLNQHRRTVHIGDKPYKCDMCGQEFSQNSNLRRHTRTHTGDKPHKCDVCGKSLSGSQELQRHMKIHTGEKPYTCDVCGKGFIQASQLKNHKIKHSQETTLKTK